One stretch of Pseudomonas sp. NC02 DNA includes these proteins:
- a CDS encoding NUDIX domain-containing protein, translating into MTSTIRIAAALLIGSDGQTLLVRKRGTQAFMQPGGKIDAGEQPAEALARELHEELGLRVDPAAAVYLGQFSAPAANEPGFVVQAELFQVHIDVPVTPAAEIEEVCWIDPAGDGGLQLAPLTRDLILPFYRASLIPA; encoded by the coding sequence ATGACCTCCACCATTCGCATCGCCGCCGCCCTGCTGATCGGCAGCGACGGCCAGACCCTGCTGGTACGCAAGCGCGGCACCCAGGCCTTCATGCAGCCGGGCGGCAAGATCGATGCCGGCGAGCAACCCGCAGAGGCTTTGGCCCGTGAGCTGCACGAAGAACTGGGCCTGCGAGTTGATCCGGCGGCGGCTGTGTACCTTGGGCAGTTCTCGGCGCCGGCGGCGAATGAGCCGGGGTTCGTGGTGCAGGCCGAATTGTTCCAAGTGCACATCGACGTGCCTGTGACACCGGCTGCCGAGATTGAAGAGGTGTGCTGGATCGACCCGGCGGGCGACGGCGGTTTGCAGCTTGCGCCGCTGACCCGGGATTTGATTCTGCCGTTCTACCGCGCCTCTCTGATCCCTGCCTGA